One genomic window of Providencia hangzhouensis includes the following:
- the nit1 gene encoding deaminated glutathione amidase has translation MKNGNVALLQLCSGNNTKHNLAQIEQQIKQLPETVELVLTPENALLFADAATYRKQAEEQGKGPLQSAISEMAKRYHVWILIGSMPMISREDPERITSSSLLFDSEGNIKARYDKIHMFDVNIEDEQGTYNESVIYQRGEHITVVDTPVGRLGMTICYDLRFPGLFQALREQGAEIISVPAAFTRYTGQAHWEPLLRARAIENQCYILAPAQVGVHGTRRTWGHSLAVDGWGKVMKKNVDAVASTVLNIKTDSLSVMREQIKVVKHNRFRPQLTSLIKKETKE, from the coding sequence ATGAAAAATGGCAACGTTGCACTTTTGCAGTTATGTAGCGGAAATAATACTAAACACAATTTGGCGCAAATCGAACAACAGATCAAACAGTTACCAGAGACTGTTGAATTAGTACTGACCCCTGAAAATGCATTGTTATTTGCGGATGCGGCGACTTATCGTAAACAAGCGGAAGAGCAAGGAAAAGGCCCTTTGCAAAGTGCGATCAGCGAAATGGCCAAACGTTATCATGTTTGGATTTTAATTGGCTCAATGCCAATGATTAGCCGTGAAGATCCTGAACGTATTACGAGTAGTAGCTTATTATTTGATTCCGAAGGAAATATTAAAGCTCGCTACGATAAAATTCATATGTTTGATGTCAATATCGAAGACGAGCAAGGCACTTATAACGAGTCTGTGATTTATCAACGCGGTGAACATATCACTGTCGTTGATACACCCGTTGGTCGTCTTGGCATGACAATTTGCTATGATTTACGTTTTCCTGGTTTATTCCAAGCATTACGTGAACAAGGCGCAGAAATTATCTCTGTACCAGCGGCATTTACCCGTTACACCGGTCAAGCACATTGGGAGCCGTTATTACGTGCTCGTGCGATAGAAAACCAATGCTATATTTTAGCACCTGCTCAAGTCGGTGTGCACGGTACGCGTCGCACATGGGGGCACAGCCTTGCGGTTGATGGGTGGGGTAAAGTGATGAAAAAGAACGTGGATGCAGTCGCGTCTACGGTACTGAATATTAAAACAGACAGCTTGAGTGTCATGCGAGAGCAAATCAAAGTGGTGAAACATAACCGCTTTAGACCGCAATTGACATCCTTGATTAAAAAAGAAA
- the yhdP gene encoding AsmA2 domain-containing protein YhdP, whose translation MRRLPRVALVTTAVILLLCALVLSGLRFLLPNIDNYRQDLIDYVEKKTDVAVQIGKIEGAWQSFGPVLTLSDVVLQNKTTDITANTITVELDIWSSLFSLRWRFRDLTFYQLNVDHKVPFSLGDSSEGQSLDGIEELFLRQFDHFVLKESQLTFLTPSEQKTTLILPELSWLNDNDRHRAQGFVSLETINKQHGYLQVKLDVSDKNGVLSDGIFYLQADNIDMQPWLSRWLRDNTSLRDANFSLSSWVTLKNNRIDSGLIQLRQGEANWGAGELAQNLQVNDLLLRMKRQGNGWLFNIPELDTLKTNEFIWPRGSASVLYLPASKKYQDNDHWRIRAKDIELERLSEILPTFSFLTPEMVQDWQHRQPTGVVSEFALDITQNMPENVQINMDWQNVSWKKWKELPSVNHFSGVLIGGMQSGSATVSLQDSEVDYRDEFKAPFSIKTATGQFHWVNNASEFKLWSPSLELQAQSLWANGEFRYAKAKKGNYADLAILAGIRLDDAGDAWRYFPQKLMGQDVADYLTKAIIAGSVDNATLVYKGDPAHFPYDNNDGQFQVYVPLRDATFEYDSEWPALLNLDMDLDFRRAGLYMHAPSVKLADATATNLDANIPDYTKEMLYINADISGTGKQIQQYFVHTPMNHSIGDTLEELQIGGTVNGQLGLSIPLVAGKDVVAKGKVNLNKNDLYIQPIDSTISALTGSFEFNNGDLRGDNLRGHWFEQPITVDFTTTDQAKNYLVDVNVSGNWAVNKLAMLPAEIKQKVSGTANWKSQVAITIPNTAKEPVGLQIDVSAGLKQLKSQLPAIDNALLAELGQINVQAKGTTEQLVVGGDIGKRIGFNTQWGLSSKPLSLLKAHVAQWRDGIPELPKNATFVVDLPPITDMNWEKLAGLLVSSHSREGGMNIGLPDMLEVNIPSIYLAGQQWNAVNFSYDLQRAEQLVSINSENLKGSLQIFASQPWQVAIDYLYYNPSESSSTQINDLATTQIDFSQWPQFQFHCKECWVAGQKLGEISANIQPKGTLLQLTDGTLDNSVTKLKLDAIWNSEKGNKTQIAGSLTGEAFDETAAYFGILVPIIQSPYTIEFDLNWANLPWSPDIASLNGKMSAKLGKGAIAQMGGGRAGQILRLVSFDALLRKLRFDFSDTFSDDFDFDSIKGDATIKNGVLVSKNTYVDGLVADIAFNGQIDLVKRQINVEAVITPEISATVGVATAFVVNPFAGAAVFAATKVLGPLWSKVSVIRYRVTGSLDEPKIDEVLRQLKETQE comes from the coding sequence GTGAGACGACTGCCACGTGTAGCACTGGTGACGACTGCGGTTATATTATTGCTGTGCGCGTTAGTGCTGTCAGGGCTGCGTTTTCTTCTGCCAAATATCGACAACTATCGGCAAGATCTGATTGATTACGTTGAAAAAAAGACCGATGTAGCGGTACAAATTGGTAAAATTGAAGGGGCTTGGCAATCTTTTGGCCCTGTACTGACGTTGTCCGATGTCGTTTTACAGAATAAAACTACCGATATTACAGCGAATACTATTACGGTTGAATTAGATATTTGGAGCTCGTTATTTTCTCTGCGCTGGCGTTTTCGTGACTTAACCTTTTACCAGTTAAATGTTGATCACAAAGTCCCTTTCAGCCTTGGCGATTCCTCGGAAGGGCAGTCTTTAGATGGTATTGAAGAGCTATTTTTAAGGCAATTTGACCATTTTGTACTAAAAGAAAGCCAATTAACTTTCCTCACACCTTCAGAACAAAAAACGACGCTGATTTTGCCTGAACTTTCTTGGCTCAACGATAACGACAGGCATCGCGCTCAAGGTTTTGTTAGTCTCGAAACCATCAATAAGCAGCATGGTTATCTGCAAGTAAAGCTTGATGTGTCAGATAAAAATGGCGTGTTAAGCGACGGTATTTTTTATTTGCAAGCGGATAATATTGATATGCAGCCATGGCTTAGCCGCTGGCTACGGGATAACACGTCATTACGGGACGCAAATTTTAGCCTGTCTTCTTGGGTAACACTGAAAAATAACCGGATTGATAGCGGCCTTATTCAATTACGGCAAGGGGAAGCCAATTGGGGAGCCGGCGAATTAGCGCAAAACTTGCAAGTCAATGATTTGCTTTTGCGAATGAAAAGGCAGGGAAATGGGTGGTTATTTAACATTCCTGAGCTTGATACCTTGAAAACCAATGAGTTTATCTGGCCACGAGGGAGCGCCTCTGTATTGTATTTGCCTGCCAGCAAAAAATATCAAGATAATGACCATTGGCGCATCCGTGCAAAAGATATTGAACTTGAACGTTTAAGTGAGATTTTACCCACTTTTTCCTTTTTAACGCCTGAAATGGTACAGGATTGGCAACATCGCCAACCAACTGGTGTGGTGAGTGAATTTGCGCTTGATATCACGCAAAATATGCCTGAAAACGTACAAATCAACATGGACTGGCAAAATGTTAGCTGGAAAAAATGGAAGGAGCTGCCTTCAGTTAATCACTTTTCAGGTGTTTTAATCGGTGGGATGCAAAGTGGTAGTGCCACCGTTAGCTTACAAGATAGTGAAGTTGACTATCGTGATGAATTTAAAGCGCCTTTCTCGATAAAAACGGCAACAGGTCAGTTCCATTGGGTCAATAATGCCAGTGAATTTAAGTTGTGGAGCCCATCATTAGAGCTACAAGCTCAGTCTCTTTGGGCAAATGGTGAGTTTCGTTACGCAAAAGCGAAAAAAGGAAATTATGCCGATCTCGCCATTCTTGCCGGAATCCGTTTAGATGATGCAGGGGATGCATGGCGTTATTTCCCACAAAAATTAATGGGCCAAGATGTGGCCGATTACCTGACGAAAGCGATTATTGCCGGTAGTGTAGATAATGCGACTTTAGTCTATAAAGGCGACCCTGCTCATTTCCCCTATGATAACAATGATGGGCAATTCCAAGTTTATGTCCCTTTGCGTGATGCAACATTCGAATATGACAGTGAATGGCCTGCGTTATTGAACTTAGATATGGACTTAGACTTTAGGCGTGCAGGGCTATATATGCATGCGCCAAGCGTGAAATTAGCGGATGCCACGGCAACCAACCTTGATGCCAATATCCCTGATTACACTAAAGAAATGCTGTATATCAATGCAGATATCAGTGGAACTGGAAAACAAATCCAGCAATATTTTGTGCATACCCCGATGAACCACTCAATTGGCGATACGCTTGAAGAGTTACAAATTGGGGGGACTGTTAATGGCCAATTAGGGTTATCTATTCCATTGGTGGCGGGTAAAGATGTTGTTGCCAAAGGAAAGGTCAATCTCAATAAAAATGATTTATATATTCAGCCAATTGATAGCACTATTTCCGCTTTAACGGGCAGCTTTGAGTTTAACAATGGAGATTTACGCGGTGACAACCTGCGTGGCCATTGGTTTGAACAGCCCATTACTGTTGATTTCACCACTACAGATCAAGCAAAAAATTATTTAGTGGATGTGAATGTTAGCGGAAACTGGGCGGTGAATAAGTTGGCAATGTTGCCTGCTGAGATTAAGCAAAAGGTGTCAGGAACCGCTAACTGGAAAAGCCAAGTTGCGATCACTATTCCGAATACAGCAAAAGAACCTGTTGGCTTACAAATAGACGTTAGCGCAGGGCTAAAACAACTGAAAAGCCAGCTACCCGCTATTGATAACGCTCTATTAGCCGAACTTGGGCAAATTAATGTTCAGGCTAAAGGAACAACAGAACAGTTGGTGGTTGGTGGTGATATCGGTAAGCGCATTGGTTTTAATACTCAATGGGGTCTGAGTAGTAAGCCTTTAAGCTTATTAAAAGCCCATGTTGCTCAATGGCGTGATGGTATTCCTGAATTACCTAAAAATGCAACTTTTGTTGTTGATTTGCCACCTATTACCGATATGAACTGGGAGAAATTAGCCGGGTTGCTAGTGTCATCCCATAGCCGCGAAGGGGGGATGAATATTGGTTTACCTGACATGCTTGAGGTCAATATCCCATCAATCTACCTCGCTGGGCAGCAATGGAATGCAGTAAATTTTTCCTATGACTTACAACGGGCTGAGCAATTAGTCAGTATCAATAGTGAAAACTTAAAAGGTTCGTTACAAATCTTTGCTTCACAGCCTTGGCAGGTCGCCATTGATTATTTGTATTACAACCCTAGTGAATCCTCTAGTACTCAAATCAATGACCTTGCTACGACACAAATCGATTTTAGCCAATGGCCGCAGTTCCAGTTTCACTGTAAAGAGTGTTGGGTCGCTGGGCAGAAATTGGGGGAAATTAGCGCTAATATCCAACCTAAAGGCACTTTATTGCAACTGACAGATGGCACGCTAGATAACAGCGTCACGAAATTAAAGTTAGATGCTATTTGGAACAGCGAAAAAGGCAATAAAACACAAATTGCAGGTTCATTAACCGGTGAAGCTTTTGACGAAACGGCGGCGTATTTTGGTATATTGGTTCCCATTATCCAATCACCTTATACTATTGAATTTGATTTAAATTGGGCTAATTTGCCTTGGTCACCAGATATCGCCTCTTTAAATGGTAAAATGTCTGCAAAATTGGGCAAAGGAGCGATTGCACAAATGGGCGGTGGTCGTGCCGGGCAAATATTGCGTCTAGTCAGTTTTGATGCCCTGTTGCGTAAACTACGATTTGATTTTAGCGATACATTTAGTGATGACTTTGATTTTGACTCCATTAAAGGTGATGCGACCATTAAAAATGGTGTACTGGTTTCGAAAAATACCTATGTTGATGGTTTAGTTGCAGATATCGCTTTTAATGGTCAAATTGACCTCGTTAAACGCCAAATTAATGTTGAAGCCGTCATTACACCGGAAATATCTGCTACAGTAGGAGTAGCAACCGCGTTTGTAGTAAACCCATTTGCAGGCGCTGCCGTATTTGCGGCAACGAAAGTGCTCGGTCCACTATGGAGTAAAGTTTCCGTTATTCGTTACCGAGTAACAGGTAGTTTGGACGAGCCGAAAATTGATGAAGTATTACGTCAACTGAAGGAGACTCAAGAGTAA